GCCCGGAGCCGTTCTCCTTCGAAACGCGCGCGGAGCCGCGCAACCTCGCGGACTGCTATATTACTTATACCAACGAAAAAACGCACGAAATCATACGGAAAAACATACTCCGCTCGGCGATGTACGGCGGCAGGATAACCGGCGTCGGGCCGCGCTACTGCCCCTCGATCGAGGACAAGATCAGCCGTTTCCCCGACCGTCAGCGGCATCAGCTTTTCATCGAGCCGACGGGGCTGGACACCGAGGAGCTTTACCTTCAGGGCATGTCCACGTCGCTTCCCGAGGAGGTGCAGATCGAGATGGTGCGCTCGGTCAAGGGGCTTGAACGCGCCGTTTTCACCCGCACCGCCTACGCGATCGAATACGACTGCGTCGACCCGACTGCGCTCACGCCGACGCTGGAGTTCCGCGACCTGCCGGGGCTTTACGGCGCGGGGCAGTTCAACGGCACGAGCGGCTACGAGGAGGCGGCGGCGCAGGGCTTCGTCGCCGGAGTCAACGCCGCGCTGAAGCTCAAGGGCGCCGAGCCGCTCGTTCTGACGCGCGACGGCTCCTACATCGGCACGCTGATAGACGACCTGGTCACCTGCGGCACGAACGAGCCGTACAGAATGATGACGAGCCGCTCGGAATACCGCCTTACGCTCCGCCAGGACAACGCCGACGAGCGCCTGACGCCCGTCGGACGCCGTATCGGGCTGATAAACGACGCGCGCTGGGCGGATTTCATCGAGAAGTACTCCAACATAGAAAAAGAGGAAAAACGGCTGAAAAAGGCCGTTCTGGCGCCTTCAGAGCCGTTGAACGCCCTGCTTGAGTCGCTCGGCACGACTCCGGTGTCGAACGGCGTCACCCTCGCGGAGCTGCTGAAGCGCCCGGAGGTCGACTACGAATCGCTCGCGCCGTTCGACGTTACGCGTCCGGAGCTGCGCCGCGAGGAGTGGGAGGAGGCGGTCATCCGCATCCGCTACGAAGGGTACATCGCGCGGCAGAACGCGCAGATCGCGGAGGCGAAGCGCGCGGAAAGCACCCTCCTGCCGCCG
The genomic region above belongs to Clostridia bacterium and contains:
- the mnmG gene encoding tRNA uridine-5-carboxymethylaminomethyl(34) synthesis enzyme MnmG, whose protein sequence is MKRYTNPETYDIAVIGAGHAGIEAALAAARLGMRTVIFAINLDSVGNMPCNPSIGGTGKGHLVRELDALGGEMGRAADETSIQTRMLNKGKGAAVYSLRAQIDRRAYQQRMKRVLERTPGLDVRQAEVVAIERAEGPVIPNAKREGPHTASSRPREEGDSSSAHSRLLGMTDGEPASAPAWRVVTRLGAEYSCRAVVIATGTYLAGRIFVGDVSYEGGPDGTFAATSLSASLRELGVPLRRFKTGTPCRVHRASVATDEIERQSGDERPEPFSFETRAEPRNLADCYITYTNEKTHEIIRKNILRSAMYGGRITGVGPRYCPSIEDKISRFPDRQRHQLFIEPTGLDTEELYLQGMSTSLPEEVQIEMVRSVKGLERAVFTRTAYAIEYDCVDPTALTPTLEFRDLPGLYGAGQFNGTSGYEEAAAQGFVAGVNAALKLKGAEPLVLTRDGSYIGTLIDDLVTCGTNEPYRMMTSRSEYRLTLRQDNADERLTPVGRRIGLINDARWADFIEKYSNIEKEEKRLKKAVLAPSEPLNALLESLGTTPVSNGVTLAELLKRPEVDYESLAPFDVTRPELRREEWEEAVIRIRYEGYIARQNAQIAEAKRAESTLLPPDIDYDDVYGLRIEARVKLKAIRPLSVGQASRIPGVNPADVEILLIYLRKNR